ATGCCGTCGCGGGAGCTTTCAGGGTCATTATAATGAAAGGATATGCTCTGAAAAGTGAAAACGCTGGTAACTTAACCACTTCGGCCTACTCAAACTCAATTTGGACCCTTCGTATCTTTTGTTGAAAAAGTGTTCCAAAAAGTACAAGTTACAGTGGCTATAAaaagtggatgaaaaagagaaggagaaaaaaggtGGAGCGAAGCCGAGAGCCTCGTACTGCTTTGAGGGAATACTTATTGAAGGAAATCTATTTTATATTGGGCCTGATGTTGTAATTTAGTATGGTTTAAATCTGGCTGGATGTTTATGTTTGTGGTTGTGTTTATGGGAGTGTTTGTGTTCATGCTCATGTTTGTGTTCATGCTTATGCTCATGTTTGTGTTCATGCTTATGCTCATGCTCATGCTTATGTTCATGTCTATTCTCATTGTTCCTTAGCTGCTTCTGAGATCCGAAAAATGTATGGGTAGTTTCAGTAAGATTACATGGTAGTTTCCAGGCTTTGACTGTACTGTCTTCACCGGCCGTGTAAACTATATTGTTGTAGATGGCCATATCTCTAACAACTTCGTCACCGTGAGCCTCCGGAAATTTGATGCTTTGGGTATTTCCTAATTGAgcaaaatcttcttttaAGGGATCGAAATGAAATAGCTTCAATTCTCTTTTGGTATTGGATCCACAACAGATGTATCCTGGAGCATACAAGTCCACGACATATTCACAGCCCCATTTCTCTCTGACATCACCGTATTTGTCGGGTGTAGACTCAACTACCCCTTCGGTTTCCTCGATAGTAGTATTGACAAGTTCGTCGACTAATAACGTCTCCATATGCGATAGCGAGTATATTCTGTTTTCAGATAAGAAATTGGCAGAATGTATAGAGTCGAAATTGATCACCTGCAGTAGTGCatcttcctcgtcttccATTTTAAGATCATAGATGTTCACATAACCATCCGTCGACCCACTTAGCAAAAGATCGCTTCTAGTAGGATGAAATCTAATCTCGGTGATATCATCATGATGAGAATCCTTAAAAGTCCTGATACAAGTATCAGGATTTTTTAAATCCCATAATATTAATTCAGAGTCCTGTCCTTTCAATGCTGTTCCTGAAGCTATCAGTCCGTGACCTACATCTAAAGACAAAAATGGTAAACCTCTTTGGTTCTTCATAACAGCAATTGGCTGGCTTTGGTCAGATTTCAAGGGCTGTCTAAGATCCCAGATTTTCACCATACCATCATTACCACAACTAGCTAACGTATTCTCATTTATGGCTATAAGTTTGTTCACAGCACCGTCATGTGCTTtgaatgaagataaagaacCTCCAGCTAATCCCTTTTGATCGGCAAAAGGAAATAGCTTGATGAATCCATTGGACATTCCTGCAACAATTCCATGACTATCAAAGCATTCTAGGTTGAGCACCCAGTCTCCACAACCGTATGATTGGATGAGTTGTGCGTTCATTTTCACTTATAAAACGTAGTTTTAACTGCATTCAAGCTTATAATTTGGAGCTCTTAAAATTTTCGGACCTTAATCATTTTTTCCTCAGTTTGTTAGTTATTTTCACGCGCATCTTAAAAGTCCCTTATTATTTATTGTTTGGATGTTTATCTTTAGCAATTGAATAGTGTCTCGAGGAAATGAGTAGCGTCAACAAATCAGGAACCCGGTTTACACCAAAGTTgaatcaaagaaggagattaAACGGTCATGTTACTCGCTCTGTTACTTCGAAGCTGAATAAGCATGATATTGAAGCACTCGAGGAGACTACAGCAACAGTAgaacaagatcaagaaaagatcGACAaggttgaagttgaagactCCGAAAAATCTGATCAAAATGGTGAGACATCAGTTCCTGTGGTGTCAAGGCAGGATGAGCAGTCTATTGTCGAGTCGAGAAGAGCGTCTACTACTATATCAAGAAGTAGTTCCAGAAGGCCATCCATCAGTCACAGACGACCCAGTGAAGCCAGTGTTTTATCAAACGGGGCTGCGAGCAGAAGGTTATCGTCTTTATCTACGATGAATAACGCAAAGATCAAGCATGGTATCAAGAATAATAGACCCAGTGTTAATGTGCTTCCACCGCTCTTCTCTGGAAGAAGAGCGTCTGTGAACTCTACACTGAGTATGGAGGAGTTTGTGGCTGATATCCAGGAAATTCCGGGCGAAGAAGCTCAGCCTGTAAAAATCACCATTCCTTCAGCTGCCCCGGCAAGGAGAAGAACAAGTTCGGTGGCCCGATTaccaagaaagagaaggtttTCAAAGTCTGAATCTGGTAGTCGAATCAAAGTTCCTTCGCAGCCACAGATTAAGATTTCCGAGtctcaagaagaattaataccttcaaagaaacCTAAGATTGAGGTTGGAGAATCTAAAAGGAAAGTTAAAAAGCAGAGAGAGCTTGAATTGACTCCAGCAGAATTGAAAGCAAAGGCTAAGTATTGTTTCAACCCAATTGAGAATAAACTTGTGAGGATCAGTTTGGAGAAATCGGATGAGGTACCGGCTGCCGATGACGAGAGTTTAATTATTGATAGTATCTCGCAGTTAAGTgctatcaaaaagaaggaaaatccCAAGTTACTTGAGAAATTTATTatcaatgaaaagaaagttaCGTTGAAGCAGTTGTGCAAACCGTTCATTCCTATGGGAAGAATATCGAGAGATTATGGTCGTGCCATTGAAGGAGACAAATCACGTAAGATGCGTGCGGACCAACGTCGGGTAAAACGGAAACTTGCCAAGAAGCTGAGAATATCTGTAAGTGAATTGGATGGAGAGGAAGAGTCTGAAAGAATGAAGGAGGGAAAACAGAGAGTGAAAGAATTacttgagaaagaagaagaagaatcaggAAGCGCAAGAATGGTGCCTAAGTTGATAACAGATGAGCTAGGTAATGTGACATACAGTCATGAATCCACCTATGTAGATAGACATTCTACAACTACGGCGGACatggataaagaaaggATTGTGGAAAATCCGTATGAGAATTTGGTGACATCGGGGACCTATTCGAAGCAGAGGTTTGTGGATAAATGGACTGCTCAAGAAACTGCAGAGTTTTACAAGGCGCTTTCAGTATGGGGAACGGATTTCGGATTGATTGCGCAGTTATTTCCTTATCGAAACAGAAGACAGGTAAAGTCAAAGTTTAAccaggaagagaagagtcATCCGCACCTAATCGAATTTGCACTACTAAGGAAGCTACCGGTggatattgaagaatattcagGTAAGGCGGGCAAAGAGTTTAAGACTCTGGATGAGTATAATGCTGAGTTGAAGGATCTCAAGCTTAAACATGATAAGCAATTAAAGAAAATGGTGGACGCCAAAGAGCAGGCCAGAGTTGAGGATCTCAACAATGCACAAGGACAGATTGATGTTCCTACGAAAGCTACAGCCAAATCAAGAAAGGCAGTGCTCTTGGAATTTAGAAGGAacgaagaagttgttggtACAGTCAGCCATTAGTGTACATAGAGAGACTCGGAGGTTTGAAGGCTGAGGTTTTCTCGTACATGATTCTATTTTAATTGGTTTAATTTTTCTTATCTCGCTTCTTTCGGGGCCCTGCCTTTCATTTTATAtataattttttctctctttcttagtGCAGGTCAGTCTCGTATAGAAGTGAAAAAGTTAATAAGTATCTGGCGCTTTAATAATAAGTTTGTGTTTGCTTTGGAGTCAGAACAAGTTGATAACTCAACAATTTGGACATGCAGAAAGACTATATCTTAGAGATTGAGTCGTCTGAGTCCCAGTACGCGGATTTCGTTTGTCAGATTCCAAAGGTGGAACGGGATGGCTATATGATACGCAGGCATCCTGGAAAAGAGCACGGCGAAGGATTGGAGAAGTACATCAAGTTCACAGTTAAGAGGAATCATTCCCGAAGCTTACTCAGTTTTAATACGATAGCTGAGCTATTGCTAGGACTAGTATTTACAGTGTTATTGTTCCATACTTTTTTGAAGGTTGATCCAATAAGAAAGCTTGTCCATGCTATATACTATGCAAGTGGGAAGGTGGGCCGAGAAATGGAAGGAACAGTGGACGCAGAACGACTGCAAGAGAGTTTCATACGAAGTGTGTTTACTAGTCTGCAGAACGTAGGGTTTACCAAGAGTAAAGGGCGGCTACTAAGCCTTATTTATTTAACAGCGGCAGGTGAAGTTACAGACTGGTTATTCTGGCAGGTGGATAGTGATATCGAAGAATCTTTGCTAATTATAATGCAACTCGGCATTCAAAGTGAGTCAGTTGTTATGAAAAAGTCATTGGCTAAGCTCTTTTTGAGGTATATCTTGGCAATAATGAGGCTCATTTCGTCGACATTGTGCCACAATAAGCCAGTCTCTGGAGCTATGCAAGAATCAGGGAACAGCCAGGATCGTTTGACTAAACTCGATCAGGTTTTGCAGCGGTGCGAAAGACTCGAATTGAACAGAGAGTTTGTGGCGATGGAGTACGTCAAGGACTTGGTCATCAACGAGGGATTCAGTAGATTCCAGGTGATTTTCTACTTAGGTTTAGTGACCATAGATACATCCAGTACATCGAATAGAGagaggttgaagatgatggttGTGTTTCCCCCACCTTCTCCCCAGAAGGAAGCTAGTGGAGACAGTTTGGAGAAGAGCACGACAATTTCTCTAGCGTCGAGTCTCTTAGTATTACAGTTATTTGTTGCTTATCAAATCAGTGCGATTACATAGTTCAATATAATATACAGACAACAGGGATTTTCGAGAACAAAATACAAGTAACTCGCTAAAACCAGCCACTCTTACAGTGAAATGAAAATATATAAGATCTGGTGTTCGCCGTGTTTCTTTGACACTCACCCGCTAGTATATGATCGTCGTTATGATCGTTGTCGCGACGTAGACTATGTTGTCGCGTCGTTCTCTGCTGCTCTCTCTCACATTGTTCCGAAACCCTAATACCTGCTGCGCCCCGATTCGGCTGTCTGtccca
The sequence above is a segment of the Brettanomyces nanus chromosome 4, complete sequence genome. Coding sequences within it:
- a CDS encoding uncharacterized protein (EggNog:ENOG41): MNAQLIQSYGCGDWVLNLECFDSHGIVAGMSNGFIKLFPFADQKGLAGGSLSSFKAHDGAVNKLIAINENTLASCGNDGMVKIWDLRQPLKSDQSQPIAVMKNQRGLPFLSLDVGHGLIASGTALKGQDSELILWDLKNPDTCIRTFKDSHHDDITEIRFHPTRSDLLLSGSTDGYVNIYDLKMEDEEDALLQVINFDSIHSANFLSENRIYSLSHMETLLVDELVNTTIEETEGVVESTPDKYGDVREKWGCEYVVDLYAPGYICCGSNTKRELKLFHFDPLKEDFAQLGNTQSIKFPEAHGDEVVRDMAIYNNIVYTAGEDSTVKAWKLPCNLTETTHTFFGSQKQLRNNENRHEHKHEHEHKHEHKHEHKHEHKHEHEHKHSHKHNHKHKHPARFKPY
- a CDS encoding uncharacterized protein (BUSCO:EOG09340HO1), with translation MSSVNKSGTRFTPKLNQRRRLNGHVTRSVTSKLNKHDIEALEETTATVEQDQEKIDKVEVEDSEKSDQNGETSVPVVSRQDEQSIVESRRASTTISRSSSRRPSISHRRPSEASVLSNGAASRRLSSLSTMNNAKIKHGIKNNRPSVNVLPPLFSGRRASVNSTLSMEEFVADIQEIPGEEAQPVKITIPSAAPARRRTSSVARLPRKRRFSKSESGSRIKVPSQPQIKISESQEELIPSKKPKIEVGESKRKVKKQRELELTPAELKAKAKYCFNPIENKLVRISLEKSDEVPAADDESLIIDSISQLSAIKKKENPKLLEKFIINEKKVTLKQLCKPFIPMGRISRDYGRAIEGDKSRKMRADQRRVKRKLAKKLRISVSELDGEEESERMKEGKQRVKELLEKEEEESGSARMVPKLITDELGNVTYSHESTYVDRHSTTTADMDKERIVENPYENLVTSGTYSKQRFVDKWTAQETAEFYKALSVWGTDFGLIAQLFPYRNRRQVKSKFNQEEKSHPHLIEFALLRKLPVDIEEYSGKAGKEFKTLDEYNAELKDLKLKHDKQLKKMVDAKEQARVEDLNNAQGQIDVPTKATAKSRKAVLLEFRRNEEVVGTVSH